From a single Tursiops truncatus isolate mTurTru1 chromosome 20, mTurTru1.mat.Y, whole genome shotgun sequence genomic region:
- the LOC117307529 gene encoding leucine-rich repeat-containing protein 37A3-like isoform X7, with the protein MRPEAAFPDISSEEDPVPTVSPPGQDQAQLLQRPDVTVKPVGLALIVTAAFTNELETPPPQQETSAQSTVSSEQLEPLSVWQEFSEQHPVPSENVELFPVHQGAPIQPPYPEVTFPNPEQVQAHHPTLIEVTIQPLDLGLTRRPEPTKEGEPSPVMQETLTQPAEPPKEVFVAQPPVYHNSIVPTPHQDHTEPPTSPSITVKPLNLELTTTPEPTTESEHSTARQQTTAPPPKHPEVTLAQPNLSQVTVSPVDLGVNVSQQPRPSETVLFPSTQYSVSTGLPGVQYTPEKKQPGQNATTNVSICELCTCKNETLSCVGLSPKQKLHRVPEPEPDAYNGTFTLLNFQGNSISYIDESMWKAYRWAEKLNLSENDLTELHKDSFEGLLSLQYLDLSCNKIQSIERRTFEPLPFLQFINLGCNLLTELSFGTFQAWHGMRFLHTLILSRNPLTTVEDSHLFKLPALKYLDMGTTQVSLTTVESILMMTLELEKLILPNRMGCCLCQFKDSIEVACKTVKLRCDSECLTDVTPCDEETSIGNAEGSLMKVLQARKKNTTTELTIESERASSDKSAVSLSGFMNELLDFKNKSDIISTLNDILPYTSEGNLGDVESTLFPFIQLRFSNTPDGDMPQGLLKGNTRSPSVKPVPKNSTHKNKLRKLHFVEHLLDAETQEKIDEVKKEEKPATRTRSNISSATFKSYIFQKKLQTAQPQKDSLANTESTEERLLRVNRVLKGPRGIQKMHLKAVGDESVRGKQNAQPSEVNTAEERRLRRPSPRKLKQLLMVQSPRKLVGKSSNAESSFIKEHKAAGSSSWKQYFKGRPSASIPPKSPSEVKSTSKDLSNTLHVLEDAKARTRNIKDFELISHSGKKYIFHKIKSHRVHRKPKGKRSGKFRKKSSLTRMMLASPPFSVLRSLINSPPREAVSSSGEVTSQEKPFPELFSLSDPSTENTTSENNTAQNVSEEIISTGNSTLPGGTGPGNTTHRNVSTAHSTVAADNSMPTVQHTNQTRWEYHNTGTELSSKPTGFAFPGLTSPGDQVETQLNQQLRSLIPNNDMRRLISHVIQTLKMNCSETHVQLACANLISRTGLLMKLLSKQQEVNVSEAEGDTDQWKADNYISESTEAQSEQKGQESSELTKEVPAYGYKNRLILAISISAVVTIWVTILCLVEVNLRRIDLFTAF; encoded by the exons AGGATCCTGTGCCGACAGTTTCGCCTCCAGGTCAGGATCAAGCTCAGCTTCTGCAGCGGCCCGATGTCACTGTTAAACCTGTGGGTCTTGCACTGATCGTAACTGCAGCGTTCACTAATGAGCTTGAAACTCCTCCACCCCAACAAGAAACCTCGGCTCAGTCTACAGTGTCCTCTGAGCAGTTGGAACCTTTGTCAGTCTGGCAGGAATTTTCAGAGCAGCATCCAGTCCCCTCTGAAAATGTTGAACTTTTTCCAGTTCACCAAGGAGCCCCAATTCAACCACCATACCCCGAGGTGACATTTCCAAATCCAGAGCAAGTTCAGGCTCACCACCCAACTTTGATTGAGGTCACGATTCAACCATTGGACCTTGGACTGACCAGAAGGCCAGAACCCACTAAGGAGGGTGAACCTTCTCCAGTCATGCAGGAGACCTTAACCCAGCCTGCAGAACCACCTAAGGAGGTTTTTGTAGCTCAGCCTCCAGTATATCACAATTCAATAGTTCCAACACCACATCAGGATCACACTGAGCCTCCAACATCACCCAGTATCACAGTTAAACCTTTGAACCTGGAGCTGACCACAACTCCAGAACCTACTACAGAGTCTGAACATTCTACAGCCCGGCAGCAGACTACAGCTCCCCCTCCGAAACACCCTGAAGTGACACTTGCACAACCAAACCTGTCTCAAGTCACAGTTTCACCTGTGGACCTGGGAGTTAACGTATCTCAGCAACCAAGGCCATCTGAGACGGTTCTTTTTCCTTCGACTCAGTATTCAGTATCCACAGGTCTTCCTGGTGTACAATATACCCCAGAAAAGAAGCAACCAGGGCAGAATGCCACCACAAACGTCAGCATATGTGAGCTCTGTACCTGCAAAAATGAGACGCTGTCGTGTGTTGGTCTCAGCCCAAAGCAGAAGCTCCACAGAGTGCCTGAGCCAGAGCCTGACGCCTACAACGGCACCTTCACCCTCCT AAATTTCCAAGGAAACTCTATTTCTTACATTGATGAAAGTATGTGGAAGGCATACCGCTGGGCTGAGAAGCT aaatcTCAGTGAAAATGATTTGACTGAATTACATAAGGACTCATTTGAAGGCTTGCTATCTCTCCAATATTT AGATTTATCCTGCAATAAAATACAGTCTATCGAAAGACGTACATTTGAACCACTACCTTTTTTGCAGTTTAT AAATCTTGGTTGCAATTTACTCACAGAACTGAGCTTTGGAACGTTTCAGGCCTGGCATGGAATGCGCTTTTTACACACGTT AATTCTCAGTCGTAATCCTTTGACAACAGTTGAAGATTCTCATCTTTTTAAATTGCcagcattaaaatattt AGACATGGGAACAACACAAGTGTCACTTACAACAGTTGAAAGCATCCTCATGATGACCCTTGAATTGGAAAAACT GATCTTACCTAACCGTATGGGCTGCTGCCTCTGCCAATTTAAAGATAGTATTGAGGTTGCCTGTAAGACAGTCAAGCTGCGTTGTGACAGTGAATGCCTGACAGACGTGACACCTTGTG atgaagaaacatctATAGGGAATGCAGAAGGATCGTTGATGAAGGTGTTACAAGCCCGGAAAAAGAACACCACCACTGAGCTGACTATTGAGTCCGAGAGGGCGTCGTCAGATAAAAGTGCTGTCAGCTTGTCAGGCTTCATGAATGAGCTGCTGGACTTTAAGAATAAAAGTGATATTATCAGTACACTAAATGACATACTGCCTTATACCTCAGAGGGAAATCTAGGAGATGTGGAATCAACATTATTCCCATTCATTCAACTTCGTTTCTCAAATACACCAGATGGAGATATGCCGCAGGGCCTTTTGAAAGGCAATACAAGGAGCCCTTCTGTTAAACCTGTACCCAAGAATTCAACTCATAAAAACAAATTGAGGAAACTCCATTTTGTGGAACATTTGTTAGATGCAGAAACTCAAGAAAAAATTGATGaggttaaaaaggaagaaaaacctgCCACGCGTACGCGTTCCAACATTTCAAGTGCCACGTTTAAAAGCTACATCTTTCAAAAGAAATTGCAAACTGCCCAACCACAGAAAGACAGCCTCGCAAACACTGAGAGTACAGAGGAAAGGCTGCTGAGAGTGAACAGGGTCCTCAAGGGCCCAAGGGGCATACAGAAAATGCACCTCAAAGCAGTGGGAGATGAGAGCGTCAGGGGGAAACAGAATGCCCAGCCATCTGAGGTGAACACTGCTGAAGAAAGAAGGCTCAGGAGGCCATCCCCAAGAAAGCTGAAACAGCTTCTCATGGTTCAGAGTCCCAGGAAGCTGGTGGGAAAGTCCTCCAATGCAGAGTCTTCATTCATAAAGGAACACAAGGCAGCAGGCTCCTCTTCCTGGAAACAGTACTTCAAGGGCAGGCCTTCTGCCTCCATCCCTCCAAAATCCCCATCTGAGGTTAAAAGCACATCAAAAGACTTATCCAACACTCTTCATGTTTTAGAGGATGCGAAGGCTAGAACTAGAAACATTAAGGACTTCGAACTAATCtcacattctggaaaaaaatacatcttccATAAAATTAAGTCTCATCGGGTCCACAGAAAACCCAAAGGCAAAAGGAGTGGAAAGTTCAGAAAGAAAAGTTCACTCACTAGAATGATGCTTGCAAGCCCTCCGTTCTCTGTACTGAGGAGTCTCATAAATTCCCCTCCACGAGAGGCTGTTTCATCTTCAGGAGAAGTGACTTCTCAGGAAAAGCCTTTTccagaattattttctctttcagacccTTCTACAGAAAACACTACTTCAGAAAACAATACTGcacaaaatgtttctgaagaaattATTTCTACAGGAAACTCTACTCTGCCAGGAGGAACCGGCCCTGGAAACACTACCCATAGGAACGTGTCCACTGCACATTCTACTGTTGCTGCAGACAACAGTATGCCAACTGTTCAACACACCAACCAAACACGATGGGAGTACCACAACACGGGCACTGAATTATCCTCTAAGCCCACAGGTTTCGCTTTCCCAGGGCTCACATCCCCGGGTGATCAAGTTGAAACTCAGCTAAACCAGCAGCTACGGTCCCTCATCCCCAACAATGACATGCGAAGGCTCATTTCTCATGTTATCcagactttaaaaatgaactgCTCGGAGACCCACGTGCAGCTGGCCTGTGCCAACCTCATCTCTAGAACAGGCCTCCTGATGAAGCTTCTCAGCAAGCAGCAAGAAGTAAATGTGTCCGAAGCGGAGGGGGATACGGACCAGTGGAAAGCTGACAACTACATCAGTGAGAGCACAGAAGCCCAGAGTGAGCAGAAAGGGCAGGAGTCAAGTGAG ctCACAAAAGAAGTTCCAGCATATGGCTATAAGAACAGACTCATCTTGGCAATATCCATATCTGCAGTAGTGACGATTTGGGTTACAATTCTCTGTCTCGTTGAG gttAATTTGCGGAGAATTGACCTCTTTACAGCATTCTAG
- the LOC117307529 gene encoding leucine-rich repeat-containing protein 37A2-like isoform X6, whose product MRPEAAFPDISSEEDPVPTVSPPGQDQAQLLQRPDVTVKPVGLALIVTAAFTNELETPPPQQETSAQSTVSSEQLEPLSVWQEFSEQHPVPSENVELFPVHQGAPIQPPYPEVTFPNPEQVQAHHPTLIEVTIQPLDLGLTRRPEPTKEGEPSPVMQETLTQPAEPPKEVFVAQPPVYHNSIVPTPHQDHTEPPTSPSITVKPLNLELTTTPEPTTESEHSTARQQTTAPPPKHPEVTLAQPNLSQVTVSPVDLGVNVSQQPRPSETVLFPSTQYSVSTGLPGVQYTPEKKQPGQNATTNVSICELCTCKNETLSCVGLSPKQKLHRVPEPEPDAYNGTFTLLNFQGNSISYIDESMWKAYRWAEKLNLSENDLTELHKDSFEGLLSLQYLDLSCNKIQSIERRTFEPLPFLQFINLGCNLLTELSFGTFQAWHGMRFLHTLILSRNPLTTVEDSHLFKLPALKYLDMGTTQVSLTTVESILMMTLELEKLILPNRMGCCLCQFKDSIEVACKTVKLRCDSECLTDVTPCDEETSIGNAEGSLMKVLQARKKNTTTELTIESERASSDKSAVSLSGFMNELLDFKNKSDIISTLNDILPYTSEGNLGDVESTLFPFIQLRFSNTPDGDMPQGLLKGNTRSPSVKPVPKNSTHKNKLRKLHFVEHLLDAETQEKIDEVKKEEKPATRTRSNISSATFKSYIFQKKLQTAQPQKDSLANTESTEERLLRVNRVLKGPRGIQKMHLKAVGDESVRGKQNAQPSEVNTAEERRLRRPSPRKLKQLLMVQSPRKLVGKSSNAESSFIKEHKAAGSSSWKQYFKGRPSASIPPKSPSEVKSTSKDLSNTLHVLEDAKARTRNIKDFELISHSGKKYIFHKIKSHRVHRKPKGKRSGKFRKKSSLTRMMLASPPFSVLRSLINSPPREAVSSSGEVTSQEKPFPELFSLSDPSTENTTSENNTAQNVSEEIISTGNSTLPGGTGPGNTTHRNVSTAHSTVAADNSMPTVQHTNQTRWEYHNTGTELSSKPTGFAFPGLTSPGDQVETQLNQQLRSLIPNNDMRRLISHVIQTLKMNCSETHVQLACANLISRTGLLMKLLSKQQEVNVSEAEGDTDQWKADNYISESTEAQSEQKGQESSELTKEVPAYGYKNRLILAISISAVVTIWVTILCLVETYSHRIAKDEDRKSSRRGFFRFLRRKRSSGESESQEGVFATRGPLYATDLP is encoded by the exons AGGATCCTGTGCCGACAGTTTCGCCTCCAGGTCAGGATCAAGCTCAGCTTCTGCAGCGGCCCGATGTCACTGTTAAACCTGTGGGTCTTGCACTGATCGTAACTGCAGCGTTCACTAATGAGCTTGAAACTCCTCCACCCCAACAAGAAACCTCGGCTCAGTCTACAGTGTCCTCTGAGCAGTTGGAACCTTTGTCAGTCTGGCAGGAATTTTCAGAGCAGCATCCAGTCCCCTCTGAAAATGTTGAACTTTTTCCAGTTCACCAAGGAGCCCCAATTCAACCACCATACCCCGAGGTGACATTTCCAAATCCAGAGCAAGTTCAGGCTCACCACCCAACTTTGATTGAGGTCACGATTCAACCATTGGACCTTGGACTGACCAGAAGGCCAGAACCCACTAAGGAGGGTGAACCTTCTCCAGTCATGCAGGAGACCTTAACCCAGCCTGCAGAACCACCTAAGGAGGTTTTTGTAGCTCAGCCTCCAGTATATCACAATTCAATAGTTCCAACACCACATCAGGATCACACTGAGCCTCCAACATCACCCAGTATCACAGTTAAACCTTTGAACCTGGAGCTGACCACAACTCCAGAACCTACTACAGAGTCTGAACATTCTACAGCCCGGCAGCAGACTACAGCTCCCCCTCCGAAACACCCTGAAGTGACACTTGCACAACCAAACCTGTCTCAAGTCACAGTTTCACCTGTGGACCTGGGAGTTAACGTATCTCAGCAACCAAGGCCATCTGAGACGGTTCTTTTTCCTTCGACTCAGTATTCAGTATCCACAGGTCTTCCTGGTGTACAATATACCCCAGAAAAGAAGCAACCAGGGCAGAATGCCACCACAAACGTCAGCATATGTGAGCTCTGTACCTGCAAAAATGAGACGCTGTCGTGTGTTGGTCTCAGCCCAAAGCAGAAGCTCCACAGAGTGCCTGAGCCAGAGCCTGACGCCTACAACGGCACCTTCACCCTCCT AAATTTCCAAGGAAACTCTATTTCTTACATTGATGAAAGTATGTGGAAGGCATACCGCTGGGCTGAGAAGCT aaatcTCAGTGAAAATGATTTGACTGAATTACATAAGGACTCATTTGAAGGCTTGCTATCTCTCCAATATTT AGATTTATCCTGCAATAAAATACAGTCTATCGAAAGACGTACATTTGAACCACTACCTTTTTTGCAGTTTAT AAATCTTGGTTGCAATTTACTCACAGAACTGAGCTTTGGAACGTTTCAGGCCTGGCATGGAATGCGCTTTTTACACACGTT AATTCTCAGTCGTAATCCTTTGACAACAGTTGAAGATTCTCATCTTTTTAAATTGCcagcattaaaatattt AGACATGGGAACAACACAAGTGTCACTTACAACAGTTGAAAGCATCCTCATGATGACCCTTGAATTGGAAAAACT GATCTTACCTAACCGTATGGGCTGCTGCCTCTGCCAATTTAAAGATAGTATTGAGGTTGCCTGTAAGACAGTCAAGCTGCGTTGTGACAGTGAATGCCTGACAGACGTGACACCTTGTG atgaagaaacatctATAGGGAATGCAGAAGGATCGTTGATGAAGGTGTTACAAGCCCGGAAAAAGAACACCACCACTGAGCTGACTATTGAGTCCGAGAGGGCGTCGTCAGATAAAAGTGCTGTCAGCTTGTCAGGCTTCATGAATGAGCTGCTGGACTTTAAGAATAAAAGTGATATTATCAGTACACTAAATGACATACTGCCTTATACCTCAGAGGGAAATCTAGGAGATGTGGAATCAACATTATTCCCATTCATTCAACTTCGTTTCTCAAATACACCAGATGGAGATATGCCGCAGGGCCTTTTGAAAGGCAATACAAGGAGCCCTTCTGTTAAACCTGTACCCAAGAATTCAACTCATAAAAACAAATTGAGGAAACTCCATTTTGTGGAACATTTGTTAGATGCAGAAACTCAAGAAAAAATTGATGaggttaaaaaggaagaaaaacctgCCACGCGTACGCGTTCCAACATTTCAAGTGCCACGTTTAAAAGCTACATCTTTCAAAAGAAATTGCAAACTGCCCAACCACAGAAAGACAGCCTCGCAAACACTGAGAGTACAGAGGAAAGGCTGCTGAGAGTGAACAGGGTCCTCAAGGGCCCAAGGGGCATACAGAAAATGCACCTCAAAGCAGTGGGAGATGAGAGCGTCAGGGGGAAACAGAATGCCCAGCCATCTGAGGTGAACACTGCTGAAGAAAGAAGGCTCAGGAGGCCATCCCCAAGAAAGCTGAAACAGCTTCTCATGGTTCAGAGTCCCAGGAAGCTGGTGGGAAAGTCCTCCAATGCAGAGTCTTCATTCATAAAGGAACACAAGGCAGCAGGCTCCTCTTCCTGGAAACAGTACTTCAAGGGCAGGCCTTCTGCCTCCATCCCTCCAAAATCCCCATCTGAGGTTAAAAGCACATCAAAAGACTTATCCAACACTCTTCATGTTTTAGAGGATGCGAAGGCTAGAACTAGAAACATTAAGGACTTCGAACTAATCtcacattctggaaaaaaatacatcttccATAAAATTAAGTCTCATCGGGTCCACAGAAAACCCAAAGGCAAAAGGAGTGGAAAGTTCAGAAAGAAAAGTTCACTCACTAGAATGATGCTTGCAAGCCCTCCGTTCTCTGTACTGAGGAGTCTCATAAATTCCCCTCCACGAGAGGCTGTTTCATCTTCAGGAGAAGTGACTTCTCAGGAAAAGCCTTTTccagaattattttctctttcagacccTTCTACAGAAAACACTACTTCAGAAAACAATACTGcacaaaatgtttctgaagaaattATTTCTACAGGAAACTCTACTCTGCCAGGAGGAACCGGCCCTGGAAACACTACCCATAGGAACGTGTCCACTGCACATTCTACTGTTGCTGCAGACAACAGTATGCCAACTGTTCAACACACCAACCAAACACGATGGGAGTACCACAACACGGGCACTGAATTATCCTCTAAGCCCACAGGTTTCGCTTTCCCAGGGCTCACATCCCCGGGTGATCAAGTTGAAACTCAGCTAAACCAGCAGCTACGGTCCCTCATCCCCAACAATGACATGCGAAGGCTCATTTCTCATGTTATCcagactttaaaaatgaactgCTCGGAGACCCACGTGCAGCTGGCCTGTGCCAACCTCATCTCTAGAACAGGCCTCCTGATGAAGCTTCTCAGCAAGCAGCAAGAAGTAAATGTGTCCGAAGCGGAGGGGGATACGGACCAGTGGAAAGCTGACAACTACATCAGTGAGAGCACAGAAGCCCAGAGTGAGCAGAAAGGGCAGGAGTCAAGTGAG ctCACAAAAGAAGTTCCAGCATATGGCTATAAGAACAGACTCATCTTGGCAATATCCATATCTGCAGTAGTGACGATTTGGGTTACAATTCTCTGTCTCGTTGAG aCTTATTCTCACAGAATCGCAAAAGACGAAGATAGAAAAAGCAGCAGAAG GGGCTTTTTTCGATTTCTGCGGCGTAAGAGAAGCTCAGGGGAAAGTGAGAGTCAG GAGGGCGTTTTCGCGACAAGGGGGCCACTTTATGCCACGGACCTGCCGTAG